One segment of Candidatus Rokuibacteriota bacterium DNA contains the following:
- a CDS encoding lipoate--protein ligase family protein, which produces MTREAWRLLVTEPLDGASNMALDEAMLLARIQGLAPPTLRFFSWNPPTVSLGYGQRLDARINVEACRRLGAGVVRRPTGGSAIYHDTLEREVTYSVVARAGDFEGSGDLLESYRWIGAGLTAGLRRLGVEAEMVPVQPSDPAATPAFCFARTGSYEIEVGGKKLVGSAQRRQAGAFLQHGSILLGADVARLRLVFSGEGDPLAGMTTLEAALGRRPALDEVVQALAAGFRETHGLDLIPGGLTGDEEALMERLTREKYGTEGWTQSGKTLTDLGSVSLAR; this is translated from the coding sequence ATGACGCGCGAGGCGTGGCGGCTTTTGGTTACCGAGCCCTTGGATGGAGCCAGCAACATGGCCCTGGACGAGGCGATGCTCCTGGCGCGGATCCAGGGCTTGGCGCCGCCGACGCTCCGGTTCTTCTCCTGGAATCCTCCGACGGTCTCCCTGGGCTACGGTCAGCGCCTGGACGCGCGGATTAACGTGGAGGCCTGCCGTCGGCTCGGCGCGGGGGTGGTGCGGCGCCCCACAGGCGGAAGCGCGATCTACCACGACACGCTCGAGCGCGAGGTCACCTACAGCGTGGTGGCCCGCGCCGGAGACTTCGAAGGGAGCGGGGACCTGCTCGAGAGCTACCGGTGGATCGGCGCGGGGCTGACAGCGGGCCTCCGGCGTCTGGGAGTCGAGGCGGAGATGGTCCCGGTACAGCCCTCAGACCCCGCGGCAACGCCGGCGTTCTGCTTCGCCCGCACGGGCTCCTACGAGATCGAGGTCGGGGGAAAGAAGCTAGTGGGAAGCGCCCAGCGCCGCCAGGCCGGCGCCTTCCTCCAGCACGGCTCCATCCTTCTAGGAGCCGATGTAGCGCGCCTGCGCCTGGTCTTCTCCGGAGAGGGTGATCCTCTCGCAGGGATGACCACGCTGGAGGCGGCGCTGGGCCGCCGCCCCGCCCTCGACGAGGTCGTCCAGGCGCTGGCCGCAGGGTTCCGTGAGACGCACGGCCTCGACCTCATCCCGGGCGGCCTCACCGGGGACGAGGAGGCGCTCATGGAGCGGCTCACCCGGGAGAAGTACGGAACCGAGGGCTGGACTCAGAGCGGCAAAACTCTCACGGACCTGGGTTCCGTCTCCCTCGCTCGCTGA
- a CDS encoding PHP domain-containing protein has product MVDLHTHTTASDGSLAPRELIREAARRGVRVLAITDHDSTDGLTEALDEAARHPPMRLVPGIEINCDVEGGEIHILGYLLDYEIQWFQEFCRAQRAERAVRVHRIAARLAELGMPIDAKEVFDLVKEGSAGRPHIAQVMVSRGYVKSVREAFDRYLHAGGPAHVPRKKLVPADAVAVVRKAQGVPVLAHPGLARKDELIPGLVQAGLMGIECYYQEHSAGQTAAYLQMCKDLALVATGGSDFHGPHIGRTNAMGTPHVPLAVYDALLAKAREARGGA; this is encoded by the coding sequence ATGGTCGACCTCCACACGCACACCACGGCGTCGGACGGCTCGCTCGCTCCCCGCGAGCTGATCCGGGAAGCGGCGCGGCGCGGTGTGCGCGTGCTCGCGATCACCGACCATGACTCCACCGACGGCCTGACCGAGGCCCTGGACGAAGCGGCCCGGCATCCCCCCATGAGGCTGGTCCCCGGCATCGAGATCAACTGCGACGTCGAGGGCGGGGAGATCCACATCCTGGGGTACCTGCTCGACTACGAGATCCAGTGGTTCCAGGAGTTCTGCCGCGCCCAGCGGGCGGAGCGGGCGGTGCGCGTCCACCGGATCGCGGCCCGCCTCGCCGAGCTCGGCATGCCCATCGATGCCAAAGAGGTCTTCGACCTGGTGAAGGAGGGCTCTGCCGGCCGGCCTCACATCGCGCAGGTGATGGTGAGCCGGGGCTATGTGAAGTCGGTGCGGGAGGCCTTCGACAGGTACCTCCACGCGGGCGGGCCCGCCCACGTCCCGCGGAAGAAGCTCGTCCCCGCGGACGCGGTGGCCGTCGTGCGGAAGGCCCAGGGCGTCCCCGTGCTGGCCCATCCGGGTCTCGCCCGCAAGGACGAGCTGATTCCGGGGCTGGTCCAGGCCGGCCTCATGGGGATCGAGTGCTACTATCAGGAGCACTCGGCAGGTCAGACCGCGGCGTACCTCCAGATGTGCAAGGATCTCGCGCTGGTGGCGACGGGCGGCTCGGACTTCCACGGGCCCCACATCGGGCGGACCAACGCGATGGGGACCCCGCACGTTCCGCTGGCTGTCTACGACGCCCTCCTGGCCAAAGCGCGCGAAGCCAGGGGCGGTGCCTGA
- a CDS encoding acyl-CoA thioesterase, whose amino-acid sequence MVSVTHVRVRYKDTDCMKIVYYGNYLTYFEVGRVEFLRQSGHPMSEVDAKLHMPVVEAFVKYVKPARLDDLLEVRCWISEKRRASFTFSYEIRDEARELVTTGYTRHACAEPATGRLIAIPDWLGTVMKAETGAG is encoded by the coding sequence ATGGTCTCCGTCACTCACGTTCGCGTCCGCTACAAGGACACGGACTGCATGAAGATCGTCTACTACGGGAACTACCTCACCTACTTCGAGGTCGGACGCGTGGAGTTCCTCAGGCAGAGCGGCCATCCCATGTCCGAGGTGGACGCGAAGCTCCACATGCCCGTGGTGGAGGCCTTCGTGAAGTACGTGAAGCCCGCGCGGCTCGACGACCTGCTGGAGGTGCGGTGCTGGATCAGCGAGAAGCGACGGGCGAGCTTCACCTTCAGCTACGAGATCCGGGACGAGGCGCGCGAGCTGGTCACCACGGGCTACACGCGCCACGCCTGCGCCGAACCTGCCACCGGAAGGCTGATCGCGATTCCCGACTGGCTGGGCACTGTGATGAAGGCGGAAACGGGAGCCGGCTAG
- a CDS encoding winged helix-turn-helix transcriptional regulator, which produces MIADRRIRLTPPEFAVLRCLWQHEGKVVPRASMLENVWESDYEGGSNVVDLVVRSLRRKLGERAWTVETVRGAGYRLRRD; this is translated from the coding sequence CTGATCGCCGACCGTCGCATCAGGCTCACGCCGCCGGAGTTTGCGGTACTGAGGTGCCTCTGGCAGCACGAGGGGAAGGTCGTCCCGCGCGCCTCGATGCTCGAGAACGTGTGGGAGTCCGACTACGAGGGCGGCAGCAACGTCGTCGACCTGGTGGTGCGGTCATTGCGGCGAAAACTCGGCGAGCGGGCCTGGACGGTCGAAACCGTGCGCGGCGCGGGTTACCGGCTGCGCCGGGACTGA
- a CDS encoding leucyl aminopeptidase: MKLSLVAQPLTDAEGDVLVVGHYAEEKRLTPTLAGLDRKLGRMLSDVLKSEKFEGKPEQMSHFYTAGRIPAKAVLVVGFGKRRELDAERLRRVSAVALRRARDLGAKIVSTALLGEGLPVKVRAQAIAEAALLGTYAFDRYKKERSNKAVEELRVVEPDRRNQAAVRDGLRVAEIFAESACYARDLVNEPANRVTPTYLAKMATEIAKEGKLKLRVYDREECRKLGMGAYLGVAQGSAEPPKFIHLTYTPRRRARKKIAIIGKGITFDSGGLDLKTADGMRTMKDDMAGAAAVLGLMRALPKLDLPVEVHGVIAATENMPSGTAQRPGDIVRCMNGTTIEIGNTDAEGRLTLADALAYAVKEIEPREIVDLATLTGACVIALGPLCSGVMWNNKPLADRILAAAEGAGERMWPLPLIEEYKEGLKSDVADLNNVGPRGGGALTAGLFLREFAGEVPWVHIDIAGPAFTEKDLPLGPKGGTGVGVRTLLTYLMQEAARR, translated from the coding sequence ATGAAACTCTCGCTTGTCGCCCAGCCGCTGACCGACGCCGAGGGGGACGTGCTGGTGGTGGGGCACTATGCCGAGGAGAAGCGCCTGACGCCCACGCTGGCGGGCCTGGATCGGAAGCTCGGCCGGATGCTTTCGGACGTGCTCAAATCGGAGAAGTTCGAGGGCAAGCCCGAGCAGATGTCGCACTTCTACACGGCGGGCCGGATTCCGGCCAAGGCGGTGCTGGTCGTGGGGTTCGGCAAGCGCCGCGAGCTGGACGCCGAGCGGCTGCGCCGGGTGAGCGCCGTTGCGCTCCGTCGCGCGCGCGACCTCGGGGCCAAGATCGTCTCGACGGCCCTCCTGGGTGAGGGGCTCCCGGTGAAAGTGCGGGCCCAGGCCATCGCCGAGGCCGCCCTCCTCGGCACCTACGCGTTCGACCGCTACAAGAAGGAGCGGAGCAATAAGGCCGTTGAAGAGCTGCGCGTGGTCGAACCCGATCGGCGCAACCAGGCCGCGGTGCGCGACGGGCTCAGGGTGGCGGAGATCTTCGCCGAGTCCGCCTGCTACGCGCGCGATCTGGTCAACGAGCCCGCCAACCGCGTCACCCCGACCTACCTGGCGAAGATGGCCACCGAGATCGCGAAGGAGGGGAAGCTGAAGCTCCGCGTGTACGACCGCGAGGAGTGCCGGAAGCTCGGGATGGGCGCCTACCTGGGGGTGGCCCAGGGGAGCGCGGAGCCGCCCAAGTTCATCCACCTCACGTACACGCCGCGGCGGCGCGCGCGGAAGAAGATCGCGATCATCGGCAAGGGGATCACCTTCGACTCGGGCGGGCTCGATCTGAAGACGGCCGACGGGATGCGCACGATGAAGGACGACATGGCGGGCGCCGCCGCGGTCCTGGGGCTCATGCGCGCCCTCCCCAAGCTGGACCTGCCGGTCGAGGTGCACGGGGTCATCGCGGCGACCGAGAACATGCCGTCGGGCACGGCCCAGCGCCCCGGCGACATCGTCCGCTGCATGAACGGCACGACGATCGAGATCGGCAACACCGACGCCGAGGGGCGGCTCACCCTCGCCGACGCGCTCGCCTACGCGGTCAAGGAGATCGAGCCACGCGAAATCGTGGACCTCGCGACCCTCACCGGCGCGTGCGTGATCGCGCTCGGCCCCCTCTGCTCGGGCGTCATGTGGAACAACAAGCCCCTGGCCGACCGGATCCTCGCGGCTGCCGAGGGCGCCGGTGAGAGGATGTGGCCGCTGCCGCTCATCGAGGAGTACAAGGAGGGGCTCAAGAGCGACGTCGCCGACCTGAACAACGTGGGGCCGCGGGGCGGCGGCGCGCTGACGGCCGGGCTCTTCCTGAGGGAGTTCGCGGGCGAGGTCCCCTGGGTCCACATCGACATCGCGGGGCCCGCCTTCACCGAAAAGGACCTGCCGCTCGGGCCCAAAGGAGGTACCGGAGTCGGCGTCAGGACCCTCCTGACCTACCTGATGCAGGAGGCGGCCCGGCGCTGA
- a CDS encoding ATP-binding protein: MASPEPKLTEQQWAIQRRLEDVFTKLGEKFGDLTGRAEVDARPGVPFDEIGGLRAAKATLRGFATALINPDLYRQWGITPPKGVLLYGPPGTGKSLLAKALATASEAIFYHLKLMNLTSKFGPNTGELLQEILAIGFKEGRAVVFLDEADALSLEHLLPPPQAREASARLVAALAEKLDALPEFSGVMVVAATNRTDAVDPSLVAPGRLDRLIEVPLPEGQAQQEILELRKAQTERNAGRPLFAALDYRSVLPPMGGMSGAEIAEIIRRALETKVHLAGTGKEAGLVTTQDLLQEIDGYKRIREVVEKIRYGQYL; the protein is encoded by the coding sequence ATGGCCAGCCCCGAGCCCAAGCTCACCGAGCAGCAGTGGGCCATCCAGCGGCGGCTCGAGGATGTCTTCACCAAGCTCGGGGAGAAGTTCGGGGACCTCACCGGCCGCGCCGAGGTCGACGCCCGGCCCGGGGTGCCGTTCGACGAGATCGGCGGGCTCCGGGCTGCGAAGGCGACGCTCCGCGGCTTCGCCACTGCGCTGATCAACCCGGACCTCTACCGCCAGTGGGGAATCACGCCGCCCAAGGGCGTGCTCCTGTATGGGCCGCCGGGGACGGGGAAGTCCCTGCTCGCCAAGGCGCTCGCGACGGCCTCGGAGGCGATCTTCTACCACCTGAAGCTCATGAACCTCACCTCCAAGTTCGGGCCCAACACGGGCGAGCTGCTCCAGGAGATCCTGGCCATCGGCTTCAAGGAGGGGCGGGCAGTGGTCTTCCTCGACGAGGCCGACGCCCTCTCGCTCGAGCACCTGCTCCCGCCGCCGCAGGCCCGCGAGGCCAGCGCGCGGCTCGTGGCAGCCCTGGCCGAGAAGCTCGACGCGCTTCCTGAGTTCTCGGGCGTCATGGTGGTGGCCGCCACGAACCGGACCGACGCCGTCGATCCCTCGCTCGTGGCGCCCGGCCGCCTGGACCGGCTGATCGAGGTCCCGCTGCCCGAGGGCCAGGCCCAGCAAGAGATCCTGGAGCTGAGGAAAGCGCAGACGGAGCGGAACGCGGGGCGGCCGCTGTTCGCGGCGCTGGACTACCGCTCAGTCCTCCCGCCCATGGGCGGGATGAGCGGTGCCGAGATCGCCGAGATCATCCGCCGGGCGCTGGAGACCAAAGTCCACCTGGCCGGCACTGGCAAGGAGGCCGGGCTCGTCACCACCCAGGACCTGCTCCAGGAGATCGACGGCTACAAGCGGATCCGCGAGGTCGTCGAGAAGATCCGCTACGGCCAGTACCTCTGA
- a CDS encoding NUDIX hydrolase, translating to MSAQREYPEAPRVGVGTVVLRDGHVLLVRRGAAPAEGKWSIPGGLVELGETTEAAAIREVEEECGLKVRLLGLAGVIDRITRDAEGRVRYHYVLVDYAAVPESGITRAGSDAAEVRWVPVGELDRYETTDGLAAMIERAVSLSEGGSVR from the coding sequence ATGTCCGCTCAGCGCGAGTATCCTGAGGCTCCACGGGTCGGCGTCGGCACGGTCGTTCTCCGGGACGGCCATGTCCTGCTCGTCAGACGGGGCGCCGCCCCTGCCGAAGGGAAGTGGAGCATTCCCGGCGGGCTCGTCGAGCTTGGCGAGACGACGGAGGCGGCCGCGATCCGCGAAGTGGAGGAGGAGTGCGGCCTCAAGGTCCGCCTCCTCGGCCTCGCGGGCGTGATAGACCGGATCACGCGTGACGCCGAGGGCCGGGTCCGGTACCATTACGTGCTCGTGGACTACGCGGCGGTCCCCGAGAGCGGGATCACTCGGGCAGGGAGCGACGCCGCGGAAGTGCGCTGGGTTCCCGTTGGTGAGCTGGACCGATACGAAACGACAGACGGGCTGGCGGCCATGATCGAGCGGGCCGTCAGCCTGAGCGAAGGAGGGAGCGTTCGATGA
- a CDS encoding bifunctional nuclease family protein: MGTARRLGFYVLLALVLLGGVGARDKGEVAPPKATGPQEAEVVGVVIDQRSSQPLVVLQGKRDKRNLTMAIGHAEANGIALPLHGITPPRPLTHDLFLTLFGRLKVTLARVIITDLRDDIYYATLHLNTGGTELTLDSRPSDAIALAIRAKVPVLVEDRVFDKAGTTPQRPGATPHF; encoded by the coding sequence ATGGGTACGGCACGGCGGCTCGGGTTCTACGTGCTCCTCGCGCTGGTGCTTCTCGGGGGAGTCGGCGCGCGGGACAAGGGGGAGGTTGCACCGCCTAAGGCCACCGGGCCGCAGGAGGCGGAGGTGGTCGGAGTCGTCATCGACCAGCGCAGCTCCCAGCCCCTCGTGGTTCTCCAGGGCAAGCGCGACAAGCGGAACCTGACCATGGCGATCGGGCACGCCGAGGCCAACGGCATCGCGCTGCCGCTCCACGGCATCACCCCGCCCCGGCCGCTCACCCACGACCTCTTCCTGACGCTGTTCGGCCGCCTCAAGGTCACCCTGGCGCGCGTGATCATCACCGACCTCCGCGATGACATCTATTACGCCACGCTCCACCTCAACACGGGCGGGACCGAGCTGACCCTCGATTCCCGTCCCTCGGACGCGATCGCGCTCGCGATCCGGGCCAAGGTGCCCGTGCTGGTCGAGGACCGGGTCTTCGACAAGGCTGGAACCACGCCCCAGCGTCCCGGCGCGACCCCGCACTTTTGA